A part of Actinomycetes bacterium genomic DNA contains:
- a CDS encoding XdhC family protein gives MRTDVVAERAAALRAQRVPFVHARVVLAERPTSAKPGAEAVIFADGTIEGFVGGTCAESTVRAQSLALLDSGEPLLLRICPEPEAPQPGRLTVHNPCLSGGTLEIFLQPVIPAPLLVVVGETPIAAALAELAAALGYQVERRDPRNGVDVVPEVAAAVVVASHGRDEEPVLAAALQAGTPYVGLVASRKRGEAVLLSLDVDAAARTQVHTPAGLDIGARTPEEVALSILAEVVSERRRPSGRPITLDLEPVGPATAIDLICGMSVAMVDSSLHLDHEGTRYWFCGSGCLRAFAADPASYVPA, from the coding sequence GTGAGGACCGACGTGGTCGCCGAGCGGGCCGCTGCGCTGCGGGCGCAGCGGGTCCCGTTCGTGCACGCCCGGGTGGTGCTGGCCGAGCGTCCGACGTCGGCCAAGCCGGGGGCCGAGGCCGTGATCTTCGCCGACGGCACCATCGAGGGATTCGTGGGGGGGACCTGCGCCGAGTCGACCGTGCGGGCGCAGAGCCTGGCCCTGCTCGACTCGGGGGAGCCGCTGCTGCTGCGGATCTGCCCCGAGCCGGAAGCTCCCCAGCCGGGGCGGCTGACCGTGCACAACCCGTGCCTGTCGGGAGGCACTCTGGAGATCTTCCTGCAGCCGGTGATACCGGCGCCGCTGCTCGTGGTGGTGGGCGAGACCCCCATCGCGGCTGCGCTGGCTGAGCTCGCGGCGGCCTTGGGCTACCAGGTCGAGCGCCGTGACCCCCGGAACGGCGTGGACGTGGTGCCCGAGGTCGCCGCGGCCGTGGTGGTGGCCTCGCACGGCCGCGACGAGGAGCCGGTGCTCGCCGCGGCACTGCAGGCGGGCACGCCGTACGTGGGGCTGGTCGCCAGCCGCAAGCGGGGGGAGGCGGTGCTCCTCTCCCTCGACGTCGACGCGGCGGCCCGCACCCAGGTGCACACCCCGGCCGGCCTGGACATCGGGGCCCGCACCCCGGAGGAGGTCGCCCTGTCGATCCTGGCCGAGGTGGTGTCCGAGCGGCGCCGCCCGTCCGGCCGGCCGATCACGCTGGACCTCGAGCCGGTCGGCCCGGCCACGGCCATCGACCTGATCTGCGGCATGTCGGTGGCGATGGTCGACTCCTCGCTGCACCTGGACCACGAGGGCACCCGCTACTGGTTCTGCGGCAGCGGCTGCCTGCGTGCGTTCGCCGCCGACCCGGCCAGCTACGTCCCGGCGTGA
- a CDS encoding VWA domain-containing protein, with protein MADLATAAASFGALLHAGGVPVTPERSARFADSVLLADPLTVDELYWLARVTLLSTHGQVDLFDRAFDQVFRGFVDVADDRGDTSQPPPPNTRPGSDRAPSKDSRAGTAPSPQPSATSSGDGRDEDGPETVLAAASTEERLGHKDFSACTPEELALVRVLVAQLRVVAPRRPSRRAVRHPAGQQLDVRATLRAAHRTGGDPVRRTYRRRKDRPRRVVLIADVSGSMESYARVYLHLLHGAVRATGAEAFVFATRLTRLTKALAVAHPDIALTRAGAATPDWSGGTRIGGAIKSFNDEHGRRGVARGAVVVIVSDGWECDDPSLLGREMARLSRLAHHIVWVNPRKAGERYQPLVGGMAAALPYVDTFVSGHSVRALDDVLAAIREVG; from the coding sequence GTGGCTGACCTGGCCACCGCGGCGGCGTCGTTCGGGGCGCTGCTGCACGCGGGTGGGGTGCCGGTCACCCCCGAGCGCAGCGCCCGCTTCGCCGACTCGGTGCTGCTGGCCGACCCGCTCACGGTCGACGAGCTGTACTGGCTGGCCCGAGTGACGCTGCTGTCGACGCACGGCCAGGTCGACCTGTTCGACCGGGCCTTCGACCAGGTGTTCCGCGGCTTCGTCGACGTGGCCGACGACCGCGGGGACACCAGCCAGCCGCCGCCCCCGAACACCCGGCCCGGTTCGGACCGGGCGCCGTCCAAGGACAGCCGGGCGGGTACGGCGCCGTCCCCCCAGCCGAGCGCGACGTCGTCGGGGGACGGCCGCGACGAGGACGGTCCGGAGACCGTGCTCGCGGCCGCGAGCACCGAGGAGCGGTTGGGGCACAAGGACTTCTCTGCTTGCACGCCGGAGGAGCTCGCGCTTGTGCGGGTGTTGGTCGCTCAGCTGCGGGTGGTCGCTCCACGGCGTCCGAGCCGGCGCGCCGTGCGGCACCCAGCCGGCCAGCAGCTGGACGTGCGGGCCACCTTGCGGGCGGCGCACCGCACGGGGGGTGACCCGGTCCGGCGGACGTACCGGCGGCGCAAGGACCGGCCGCGTCGGGTGGTGCTGATCGCCGACGTGTCCGGGTCGATGGAGTCCTACGCCCGGGTGTACCTGCACCTGCTGCACGGTGCGGTCCGGGCCACCGGCGCCGAGGCGTTCGTGTTCGCCACCCGGCTGACCCGGCTGACCAAGGCGCTGGCCGTGGCCCACCCCGACATCGCGCTGACCCGAGCCGGCGCCGCGACCCCGGACTGGTCAGGCGGGACCCGGATCGGGGGGGCGATCAAGTCGTTCAACGACGAGCACGGACGCCGGGGGGTCGCGCGCGGCGCCGTCGTCGTCATCGTCTCGGACGGCTGGGAGTGCGACGACCCGTCCCTGCTGGGCCGCGAGATGGCCCGGCTGTCCCGGCTGGCACACCACATCGTGTGGGTGAACCCGCGCAAGGCGGGGGAGCGCTACCAGCCGCTGGTCGGCGGCATGGCCGCCGCGCTGCCCTACGTCGACACGTTCGTGAGCGGTCACTCGGTCCGAGCCCTCGACGACGTGCTGGCGGCGATCCGCGAGGTCGGCTGA
- a CDS encoding MoxR family ATPase, producing the protein MTDALGDLAALVPDVASLRQRLGDAGYLADSGLATALFCAVRLPQPLLLEGEAGVGKTQAAKALAEVLDTRLIRLQCYEGIDAAEALYEWNYPRQLLGIRLAEARGGPVAEEDLFGRDYLVRRPLLEAIEHAGPRPAVLLIDEVDRADEEFEAFLFELLAEAAITIPELGTVRAERPPLVVLTSNRTRDLHDALKRRCLYHWIDYPDLDRAIEIIRRRVPGATLDITAGAAAAVGRLRALDVQKPPGVAEAIDWVQALTLLGVQTLDGEAAEQTLGSVLKYREDHDVARERGLAWVTGSG; encoded by the coding sequence GTGACCGACGCCCTGGGCGACCTGGCCGCGCTGGTCCCGGACGTCGCCTCGCTGCGCCAGCGGCTGGGGGACGCCGGCTACCTGGCCGACTCGGGGCTGGCCACGGCGTTGTTCTGCGCCGTCCGGCTGCCCCAGCCGCTGCTGCTCGAGGGGGAGGCGGGGGTCGGCAAGACCCAAGCCGCGAAGGCGCTGGCCGAGGTGCTGGACACCCGGCTCATCCGGCTGCAGTGCTACGAGGGCATCGACGCGGCCGAGGCGCTGTACGAGTGGAACTACCCGCGGCAGCTGCTGGGGATCCGGCTGGCCGAGGCGCGCGGCGGCCCGGTGGCCGAGGAGGACCTGTTCGGCCGGGACTACCTGGTGCGCCGGCCGCTACTCGAGGCGATCGAGCATGCCGGCCCGCGGCCGGCCGTGCTGCTCATCGACGAGGTGGACCGCGCCGACGAGGAGTTCGAGGCGTTCCTGTTCGAGCTGCTCGCCGAGGCGGCCATCACGATTCCCGAGCTGGGCACGGTGCGGGCCGAGCGGCCGCCGCTCGTGGTGCTCACGTCCAACCGCACCCGCGACCTGCACGACGCGCTCAAGCGGCGCTGCCTGTACCACTGGATCGACTACCCCGACCTCGACCGGGCCATCGAGATCATCCGGCGGCGGGTGCCGGGGGCGACCCTCGACATCACGGCCGGGGCGGCCGCGGCCGTGGGCCGGCTGCGGGCGCTCGACGTCCAAAAGCCGCCGGGGGTGGCCGAGGCGATCGACTGGGTGCAGGCGCTGACCCTGCTCGGCGTGCAGACCCTCGACGGCGAGGCCGCCGAGCAGACGCTGGGGTCGGTGCTGAAGTACCGCGAGGACCACGACGTCGCCCGTGAGCGCGGGCTGGCCTGGGTGACCGGGAGTGGCTGA